Proteins encoded together in one Lathyrus oleraceus cultivar Zhongwan6 chromosome 5, CAAS_Psat_ZW6_1.0, whole genome shotgun sequence window:
- the LOC127087254 gene encoding IRK-interacting protein, which produces MAPTSQQQNNNGSTDLNRQEIQTAIAKAVELRALHAALTQGNSPSPSPASHNARFPSPSPVSQFSAQDYPVFTPSYEDEAHQNPTISEGWDENVVEEGNIIESTVVQDYKEKKTTSIKVQPFGFSTNLNQESSHMCPVDDDTKSVTGSCANHINVLQTSPNEYFKSRRRNSLDDYKPLSSCNRCKPALITSEFDNAKNNRSSNIVVPLTDSHASFQTQVKSKGMISWLFPKFKKKDKNKNKNEGFGLSPNRTESEEVSQILNKDMGIMSIEMLKRELIEAHESRDSAIIEVSEMRSSFGELKQKLEYLESYCEELKKALKQAMQARESPIRNEKLGSPFEGNGENSMMPVSEDVMVEGFLQIVSESRLSVKQFCKTLISQIDENDQTLIENLNLLLQPYKLSLNSKYSKAVLYHFEAFINQSLYQDFENTVFQKNGSSKFLDPRQDRHAQFSSFVKLRNLSWNEVMRKGTKYYSEEFSKFCDMKMSCIITSLNWLRPWPEALLQAFFVAAKCIWLLHLLAFSFTPTLGILRVEENRVFDDCYMEDLVIDRQRSQGPNKVKIMVMPGFYVQDKVLRCKVICRHKSKH; this is translated from the exons ATGGCTCCAACCTCACAACAACAAAACAACAATGGCAGCACTGATCTCAACAGACAAGAAATCCAAACTGCCATAGCTAAAGCAGTTGAACTCAGAGCCCTTCATGCTGCCTTAACTCAAGGAAATAGCCCAAGCCCAAGCCCAGCCTCACACAATGCTAGATTTCCATCTCCTTCCCCTGTTTCTCAATTCTCTGCTCAAGATTACCCTGTTTTCACACCA AGTTATGAAGATGAGGCACATCAAAACCCAACAATATCAGAAGGTTGGGATGAAAATGTGGTAGAAGAAGGAAACATCATAGAAAGTACCGTTGTACAAGATTACAAGGAGAAAAAAACAACCTCAATAAAGGTACAACCTTTTGGTTTTTCAACAAATCTAAACCAAGAATCTTCCCACATGTGTCCTGTTGATGATGATACAAAATCAGTAACAGGTTCTTGTGCAAATCACATCAATGTTCTTCAAACATCACCTAATGAGTATTTCAAATCTAGAAGAAGAAATAGTTTAGATGATTACAAACCCTTATCTTCTTGTAATCGGTGTAAACCTGCTTTGATAACTAGCGAATTCGACAACGCGAAAAACAATAGGAGTTCTAACATTGTTGTTCCTTTGACTGATTCTCATGCTTCATTTCAAACTCAAGTTAAAAGTAAAGGGATGATTTCATGGCTTTTTCCTAAGTTCAAGAAGAAGGACAAGAATAAGAATAAGAATGAAGGTTTTGGTTTATCGCCGAATAGAACGGAATCGGAAGAGGTTTCTCAGATTTTGAACAAAGACATGGGGATTATGTCGATCGAGATGTTGAAAAGAGAGCTTATTGAAGCTCATGAGAGTCGAGATTCTGCTATAATTGAAGTTTCGGAGATGAGATCTTCGTTTGGTGAACTGAAACAAAAGCTAGAGTATTTAGAAAGTTACTGTGAAGAGCTGAAAAAAGCACTGAAACAAGCAATGCAAGCGAGAGAATCTCCGATTCGTAATGAGAAACTCGGATCACCCTTCGAAGGAAATGGCGAAAATTCGATGATGCCGGTGAGTGAAGACGTAATGGTAGAAGGGTTCTTGCAGATTGTTTCAGAATCAAGATTATCAGTGAAACAATTCTGCAAGACCCTTATAAGCCAAATCGACGAAAACGATCAAACATTGATCGAAAACCTGAACTTACTTCTTCAACCATATAAGCTCTCATTGAATTCAAAGTACTCAAAAGCAGTACTTTACCATTTCGAAGCATTCATAAACCAATCACTCTACCAAGACTTCGAGAACACCGTCTTCCAAAAGAACGGCTCGTCGAAATTCCTAGACCCTAGACAAGACCGACACGCGCAATTCTCGTCGTTCGTTAAGCTTCGGAACTTAAGCTGGAATGAAGTTATGAGAAAAGGTACAAAATACTACAGTGAAGAGTTCAGCAAATTCTGTGACATGAAAATGAGTTGCATAATCACTTCACTTAATTGGTTAAGGCCTTGGCCAGAGGCACTTCTTCAAGCTTTTTTTGTGGCTGCAAAATGCATTTGGTTGTTACATCTTTTGGCATTTTCTTTTACACCAACATTGGGAATATTAAGAGTTGAAGAGAATAGAGTCTTTGATGATTGTTACATGGAAGATTTGGTTATTGATAGACAAAGATCACAAGGTCCAAACAAGGTTAAGATTATGGTTATGCCTGGTTTTTATGTTCAAGATAAGGTTTTAAGGTGTAAAGTTATTTGTAGGCATAAATCTAAACATTGA